The following are encoded in a window of Anopheles stephensi strain Indian chromosome X, UCI_ANSTEP_V1.0, whole genome shotgun sequence genomic DNA:
- the LOC118514783 gene encoding glutathione S-transferase 1-1 has product MKLYAVSDGPPSLAVRMALEALNIPYDHISVDYGKAEHLTEDYKKMNPQMEIPVLDDDGFFLSESNAILQYLCEKHAPTSELYPKDPKERALVNHRLCFNLAYLYPEISAYVMAPIFFDYQRTEMGLKKLNRALAAFESYLKRTGTMYVAGNRLTIADFPLVTSIMCLEAIAFDLSNNYPSVQKWYTGFKQVHPKLWIIAAKGMEEIAGFEKNPPDLTGMVHPIHPIRKSGEKLTK; this is encoded by the exons ATGAAGCTCTATGCGGTATCTGATGGTCCACCATCATTGGCTGTTCGGATGGCCCTAGAAGCATTAAACATCCCTTACGATCACATAAGCGTGGATTATGGCAAAGCGGAACACCTTACGGAGGACTACAAAAAA ATGAATCCGCAGATGGAAATTCCGGTTctggatgatgatggatttTTCTTGAGTGAAAGTAATGCAATCCTGCAGTACCTTTGCGAAAAGCACGCCCCGACAAGCGAGCTGTACCCAAAAGACCCCAAGGAACGTGCACTTGTTAATCACCgactttgttttaatttggcTTATTTGTATCCGGAAATATCGGCCTATGTTATGGCACCGATTTTCTTTGATTACCAACGTACGGAAATGGGCTTAAAAAAGCTGAATAGGGCATTGGCTGCATTTGAGTCGTATCTAAAGCGCACTGGTACAATGTACGTTGCAGGCAATAGGCTAACGATTGCCGATTTCCCCTTGGTAACATCTATAATGTGTCTAGAAGCGATTGCATTCGATTTGAGCAACAACTATCCATCTGTTCAGAAGTGGTACACTGGTTTCAAACAGGTTCATCCTAAGTTGTGGATAATCGCCGCGAAAGGAATGGAGGAGATAGCTGGTTTCGAGAAAAACCCGCCAGATCTAACCGGTATGGTGCATCCAATTCATCCGATCCGTAAGTCTGGAGAAAAATTAACCAAGTAA
- the LOC118514682 gene encoding protein YIPF5 homolog encodes MSNNSDSQYWANQPQEMYDGFNDKSQVLDFQTFNPNETVYWNDAPQTEGGYNQLSDTASRDPYGMMQPQTQYGPTPSIFTPKYENDNGVTSSPGMEIEATEFDEPPLLDELEIYPRRIMEKAIAVLNPFQNMGTMLDTPDYLFKETDLAGPIMFCLTLAACLSISNSKAQFGYIYGLSTISVLAMYCLIWLMCHAVESHVTVSGVASVLGYSMLPVVFLAMIGMFVSLNNFYGMMFAGTSILLATVYSSRMFCLMTGDPHQRYLIAYPCSLLFTIFSMLVLF; translated from the coding sequence ATGTCCAACAATTCCGATAGTCAGTACTGGGCGAATCAGCCCCAGGAAATGTACGATGGATTCAACGATAAGTCGCAGGTTCTAGACTTCCAAACATTCAACCCAAATGAAACAGTATACTGGAACGATGCACCGCAAACGGAAGGAGGATATAATCAATTATCCGATACGGCTTCCCGCGATCCGTATGGCATGATGCAGCCGCAAACGCAGTACGGACCAACACCGTCAATATTCACGCCGAAATATGAAAATGATAATGGTGTTACCTCCAGCCCTGGCATGGAAATCGAAGCGACTGAATTCGACGAGCCACCTCTGTTGGATGAGTTGGAAATCTATCCACGGCGTATCATGGAGAAAGCAATTGCTGTGTTAAATCCTTTTCAGAATATGGGTACAATGTTAGACACTCCGGACTACCTGTTTAAGGAAACTGACTTGGCCGGCCCGATCATGTTCTGTCTTACGCTTGCTGCTTGCTTATCCATCTCGAACAGCAAGGCCCAGTTCGGTTACATTTACGGTTTGTCGACAATATCCGTGCTGGCGATGTACTGCCTCATCTGGCTTATGTGCCACGCTGTCGAATCGCACGTGACTGTGTCAGGCGTAGCTAGTGTGCTCGGTTATAGCATGTTACCCGTTGTATTTCTAGCAATGATTGGAATGTTTGTCTCGCTTAATAACTTTTACGGCATGATGTTTGCTGGAACGTCCATCCTGCTAGCGACAGTGTATTCCAGCAGAATGTTTTGTCTCATGACGGGTGATCCGCATCAAAGATACTTGATAGCATACCCATGTTCGTTGCTGTTTACTATCTTTTcaatgctagttttgttttaa
- the LOC118514938 gene encoding transmembrane emp24 domain-containing protein 3 produces MTTRKLSLKRSHQQISSLVIIVLLTLYNKIPVVKSVELTFELTDNAKECFHEEIQKNQTATLEFQVVSGGRYDVDVTLESPTGEVIYRQIKTQFDSYQFIAAATGVYAACFSNEFSTFSHKIVYMDFQVGEEQPLPGIDEHATVLTQIETSAQEIHKGLNAILDYQTHHRLREAQGRKRAEDLNERVLWWSLTETVAILVIAIGQVLVLRNFFSEKKPSQMNYPIMK; encoded by the exons ATGACCACTAGAAAATTATCTCTTAAACGGAGCCACCAGCAAATTTCGAGTTTGGTTATAATTGTATTGCTTACGCTTTATAACAAAATTCCCGTAGTAAAAAGCGTTGAGCTTACGTTCGAGTTAACAGACAACGCAAAGGAATGTTTCCATGAGGAgatacaaaaaaaccaaacagcaaCGTTGGAGTTTCAG GTTGTCAGCGGTGGAAGATACGATGTCGATGTCACTCTGGAAAGCCCCACTGGGGAAGTGATCTATCGGCAAATAAAAACGCAATTTGATTCTTATCAATTCATCGCTGCG GCCACCGGCGTTTACGCTGCATGTTTCAGCAACGAGTTCTCTACCTTTTCACATAAAATTGTGTACATGGACTTCCAAGTAGGCGAGGAACAGCCATTACCTGGCATTGACGAGCATGCAACTGTGCTAACGCAAATAGAAACGTCGGCTCAGGAGATCCATAAGGGACTAAATGCTATCCTTGACTATCAAACTCATCACCGGCTGCGAGAAGCTCAAG GAAGGAAGCGTGCGGAAGATCTGAACGAACGTGTCTTGTGGTGGTCACTGACGGAAACAGTCGCCATTCTCGTAATAGCAATCGGACAGGTGTTGGTGTTAAGAAACTTCTTCTCGGAAAAGAAACCTAGCCAAATGAATTATCCTataatgaaataa
- the LOC118511142 gene encoding cytoplasmic FMR1-interacting protein, translating to MAQEKITLADALSNVEVLDELPLPDEQPCIEAQPCSVVYQANFDTNFEDRNGFVTGIAKYIEEATTHANLNQLLDEGQKHAVMLYTWRCCSRAIPQPKSNEQPNRVEIYEKTVEVLSPEVNKLLNFMYFQRKAIEAFSGEVKRLCHAEKRKDFVSEAYLLTLGKFINMFAVLDELKNMKSSVKNDYSTYRRAAQFLKVMTDSHSLQESQNLSMFLATQNKIRDTVKDTLEKIAGYEDLLSEVVNICVHMYDSKMYMTPEEKHMLVKVMGFGLFLMDSEICNINKLDQKKKLRLDRIDRIFKNLEVVPLFGDMQIAPFNYIKRSKHFDPSKWPLSSSTAISPQADLMVHLPTIREDHVKYISELSRYSNEVTTTYKDNATDAENKSTADLALRGLQLLSEWTSVVTELYSWKLLHPTDHHQNKECPAEAEEYERATRYNYSEDEKFALIEVIAMIKGLQVLMARIETVLCEAIRRSIYAELQDFVQLVLREPLRKAVKNKKDLIRSIVMSVRETCADWQKGTEPSQDPALKGKKDPDSGFAINVPRLNVGPSSTQLYMVRTMLESLIADKSGGKRTLRKDIDGSCLSQIDAFHKASFYWTYLLSFSETLQKCCDLSQLWYREFYLEMTMGRKVNKCTVRHQHNEECSDLITMEKRIQFPIEMSMPWILTDHILRTKEPSMMEYVLYPLDLYNDSALYALTIFRKQFLYDEVEAEVNLCFDQFVYKLSEQVFAHYKQLAGSIYLDKRFRVECEVLGFNFQSYPRNNRYETLLKQRHVQLLGRSIDLNKLITQRINADMQKSLELAICRFEASDITGVVELEALLSVNKLCHKLLSKWLALDDFDAMLKEANHNVLAPYGRITLHVFVELNYDFLANYCYNAATNRFVRNKLQIAFSGPITRDKAPVMSHYYLWGSKPLNAAYSTQYSQYNGFVGAPHFHAICRLLGYQGIAVVMEIILKDIVKPLVQGNLLQFTKTLMSAMPKCCKLPLCDYGSPGVLSYYQAHLVDIVQYPDAKTELFQSFREMGNSLLFCLLIEQALSQEEVCDLLHAAPFQNILPRPFCKDGEKPESKQKRLEAKYASLQIVPNVEKLGTAKQAMIAREGDLLTRERLCCGLSIFEVILGRVKSFLDDPIWMGPPPINGVMNIDECSEFHRLWSALQFVYCIPVAGTEYMVEELFGEGLHWAGCTIIVLLNQQRKFEALDFCYHILRVQRVDGKDDTVKGINLKRMVDRIRRFQVLNSQIFAVLNKYLKSNDIEGSNVEHVRCFPPPPHPSVAPSHYHDPNKLRTQ from the exons ATGGCTCAGGAAAAGATAACTCTGGCGGATGCACTGTCCAACGTGGAGGTGCTAGACGAACTACCCTTGCCAGATGAGCAACCATGCATAGAGGCTCAGCCCTGTTCCGTGGTGTATCAAGCCAATTTTGATACAAACTTCGAAGATCGGAACGGCTTTGTGACGGGAATTGCTAAATACATCGAAGAGGCGACTACTCACGCAAACCTG AATCAACTGCTCGACGAGGGTCAAAAGCATGCGGTTATGCTGTACACTTGGCGCTGCTGTTCACGAGCCATACCGCAACCGAAATCGAACGAGCAGCCAAATCGGGTGGAAATCTATGAGAAAACGGTGGAAGTGCTGAGCCCAGAAGTGAACAAATTACTAAACTTCATGTATTTTCAA cGCAAAGCGATAGAAGCATTCTCCGGCGAGGTGAAACGATTGTGTCATGCGGAGAAGCGTAAAGATTTCGTATCGGAAGCGTATCTCCTGACACTTGGCAAGTTTATCAATATGTTTGCGGTGCTGGACGAGTTGAAGAACATGAAATCGAGCGTGAAGAACGATTACAGCACGTACCGCCGAGCGGCTCAGTTTCTCAAGGTCATGACCGACTCACACAGCTTGCAGGAGTCGCAGAATCTGTCTATGTTTCTTGCGACCCAGAACAAAATCCGTGACACGGTAAAGGATACGCTAGAGAAGATAGCGGGCTACGAAGACTTACTGTCTGAGGTGGTAAACATCTGCGTACACATGTACGATTCGAAAATGTATATGACGCCAGAAGAGAAACACATGTTGGTGAAGGTGATGGGTTTCGGACTGTTTTTGATGGATTCGGAAATTTGTAACATTAACAAGCTAGATCAGAAGAAAAAGCTGCGGCTCGATCGGATCGATCGCATCTTCAAAAACCTAGAGGTGGTGCCATTGTTCGGCGATATGCAGATTGCCCCTTTCAACTATATCAAGCGGAGCAAACACTTTGATCCGAGCAAATGGCCACTGTCCAGCTCAACTGCAATTAGCCCTCAGGCGGATCTGATGGTGCATCTACCGACGATACGGGAAGATCACGTGAAGTACATTTCGGAGCTGTCGCGCTACAGCAATGAGGTAACGACCACATACAAGGACAACGCGACAGATGCGGAAAATAAATCAACGGCCGATCTCGCGTTGCGCGGTCTCCAGCTATTATCTGAATGGACATCTGTCGTTACCGAGCTGTACTCGTGGAAACTGCTGCACCCGACCGATCACCATCAGAACAAGGAGTGTCCCGCCGAGGCGGAAGAGTATGAACGGGCTACGCGCTACAACTACTCCGAGGACGAAAAGTTTGCCCTTATCGAAGTGATAGCGATGATCAAAGGGCTACAGGTGCTGATGGCACGTATTGAAACGGTCCTCTGCGAAGCGATTAGGCGCAGCATCTATGCGGAACTGCAAGACTTTGTGCAGCTGGTGTTGCGCGAGCCGTTACGGAAGGCAGTTAAGAATAAGAAGGATCTGATACGGTCGATCGTGATGTCCGTGCGAGAAACTTGTGCCGATTGGCAAAAGGGCACTGAACCGTCGCAGGATCCAGCACTAAAGGGTAAGAAGGACCCGGACAGTGGATTTGCGATCAATGTGCCGCGTTTGAATGTGGGTCCATCGTCCACGCAGCTGTACATGGTGCGCACAATGCTGGAATCGTTAATCGCGGACAAATCGGGCGGCAAGCGTACGCTGCGGAAAGACATTGACGGGTCCTGTTTATCGCAGATTGATGCGTTTCACAAGGCATCGTTTTACTGGACATATCTGCTTAGCTTCAGCGAAACGCTGCAGAAATGTTGCGATCTTTCGCAGCTGTGGTATCGAGAGTTTTATCTCGAAATGACCATGGGAAGGAAAGTGAAC AAATGTACGGTGCGCCATCAACACAACGAAGAGTGTAGTGATCTGATTACGATGGAAAAGCGCATTCAATTTCCAATCGAAATGTCTATGCCCTGGATATTGACAGACCACATATTACGCACAAAGGAACCGTCGATGATGGAGTACGTGTTATATCCGCTCGATCTGTACAACGATTCGGCCCTATACGCGCTCACCATCTTCCGCAAGCAGTTCCTGTACGACGAGGTAGAGGCCGAGGTGAATCTGTGTTTCGATCAATTCGTTTACAAGCTAAGCGAGCAGGTGTTTGCGCACTACAAGCAGCTGGCCGGTAGCATCTATCTCGACAAACGTTTCCGCGTCGAGTGCGAAGTGTTGGGTTTTAACTTCCAATCGTACCCACGCAACAATCGGTACGAAACGTTGCTCAAGCAGCGGCACGTCCAACTGCTGGGGCGTTCGATCGATCTGAACAAACTAATTACGCAGCGTATCAATGCCGATATGCAGAAAAGCTTAGAGCTTGCGATTTGTCGGTTCGAAGCAAGTGACATCACCGGGGTTGTAGAGCTGGAAGCATTGCTTTCGGTGAATAAGCTTTGTCACAAGCTACTTTCGAAGTGGCTAGCGCTGGACGATTTTGATGCTATGCTAAAGGAAGCCAATCACAATGTGCTTGCCCCGTACGGACGAATTACGCTGCACGTGTTTGTTGAGCTGAACTACGATTTTCTCGCAAACTATTGCTACAACGCCGCAACGAACCGTTTCGTGCGCAATAAGCTGCAGATTGCATTTTCCGGACCGATCACACGCGATAAAGCACCGGTAATGTCGCATTACTATCTTTGGGGATCGAAACCCTTGAACGCGGCCTACTCGACGCAGTACAGTCAGTACAATGGGTTTGTAGGTGCGCCCCATTTTCATGCGATTTGCCGCCTGTTAGGGTATCAGGGCATTGCAGTCGTTATGGAGATCATACTGAAGGATATCGTGAAACCGTTGGTGCAGGGCAATCTGCTGCAGTTCACCAAAACGCTAATGTCCGCGATGCCCAAGTGCTGCAAATTGCCGCTTTGCGATTATGGGTCGCCCGGTGTGCTGAGCTACTATCAGGCTCATCTGGTCGACATTGTGCAGTATCCGGATGCGAAAACAGAACTGTTCCAGTCGTTCCGAGAGATGGGCAATTCGTTGCTGttctgtttgctgatcgagcAGGCCCTCTCACAAGAGGAAGTATGCGATCTGCTGCATGCCGCACCGTTTCAGAACATTCTTCCGAGACCGTTCTGTAAGGACGGTGAGAAGCCAGAAAGCAAGCAGAAGCGGTTGGAGGCAAAATACGCATCGTTGCAGATAGTACCAAATGTAGAAAAGTTGGGTACGGCAAAG CAAGCAATGATTGCCCGTGAGGGAGATTTGCTGACACGCGAGCGTTTGTGCTGTGGGTTAAGCATATTCGAAGTAATTCTTGGACGCGTTAAATCATTCCTGGACGATCCTATCTGGATGGGCCCGCCTCCGATCAACGGCGTGATGAACATTGACGAATGTTCCGAGTTTCACCGGCTCTGGTCGGCGCTTCAATTTGTGTACTGTATACCGGTCGCTGGAACCGAATATATGGTTGA AGAACTATTCGGCGAAGGTCTTCACTGGGCTGGTTGCACCATTATCGTGCTACTTAATCAACAACGAAAGTTTGAAGCGCTCGATTTTTGCTACCACATATTGCGTGTGCAACGCGTCGACGGCAAGGATGACACTGTGAAGGGAATC AATCTGAAGCGCATGGTCGATCGCATCCGTCGCTTCCAAGTACTGAACTCGCAGATATTTGCCGTTCTAAACAAATATCTTAAAAGCAACGATATCGAGGGATCTAATGTGGAACATGTCAGGTGTTTTCCGCCACCACCACATCCAAGCGTAGCGCCTTCGCACTATCACGATCCAAACAAATTGCGAACACAGTAG
- the LOC118512102 gene encoding cytochrome P450 4c3 isoform X2, whose amino-acid sequence MEGILGGSMLLSKLSKVFTLFSPVTLLLLTTVSCAIYVYNRRRAHIVRTIEKIPGPAGLPIIGNTLQINVDHDEIFNRIIAIRKLYGRMQGFSRAWNGPLPYVMISKATAVERILGSQKHIEKSHDYEFLKPWLGTGLLTSAGKKWHPRRKILTPAFHFKILDDFVDIFQEQSAVLVKRLETELGNDKGFNCFPYVTLCALDVVCETAMGRQVNAQCNSDSDYVKAVYQIGSIVQNRQQKIWLQPDFIFKLTQDYKDHQKCLGILHEFSNRVIHERKEEIRRQKIINDKNNNNANQDGNNNKDDYQSHEEFGRKKRLAFLDLLIEASQDGAVLSHEDIREEVDTFMFEGHDTTSAAISWILLLLGTEPTIQDRIVEEIDQIMGGDRERFPTMQELNEMKYLEACIKEGLRLYPSVPLIARRLTEDVDIDGYVLPAGTTAMIVVYQLHRNPEVFPNPDKFNPDHFLPENCRGRHPYAYIPFSAGPRNCIGQKFAVLEEKSIISAVLRKYRVEAVDRRENLTLLGELILRPKNGLRIRISRRI is encoded by the exons ATGGAAGGCATCCTCGGCGGAAGTATGCTTTTAAGCAAGCTGTCCAAAGTGTTTACACTGTTTTCGCCTGTAACGCTGCTGCTCCTGACTACCGTATCCTGCGCCATCTACGTGTACAACAGACGGCGTGCCCATATCGTGCGAACCATCGAAAAAATTCCTGGTCCAGCTGGTCTACCCATCATTGGAAACACTCTGCAAATCAATGTGGACCACGACG AAATATTCAATCGCATCATCGCTATTCGGAAGCTGTATGGAAGAATGCAAGGGTTCAGCAGAGCCTGGAACGGACCATTGCCATATGTGATGATCTCCAAAGCGACCGCTGTGGAG CGCATCCTTGGCAGCCAGAAGCATATTGAAAAGAGTCACGACTATGAGTTCCTAAAACCTTGGTTAGGCACGGGTTTGCTAACCAGTGCGGGCAAGAAGTGGCATCCACGACGCAAGATCCTGACACCGGCGTTCCATTTTAAGATTTTGGACGATTTTGTCGATATCTTTCAGGAGCAAAGTGCGGTGCTCGTGAAGCGCCTCGAAACCGAACTGGGCAACGATAAGGGATTCAACTGTTTCCCTTACGTGACACTGTGCGCACTTGACGTGGTGTGCG AAACGGCCATGGGAAGACAAGTGAATGCTCAGTGCAATTCCGATTCCGACTACGTGAAAGCTGTGTACCA AATTGGAAGTATCGTCCAAAATCGACAGCAAAAGATTTGGCTACAACCAGATTTCATTTTCAAGCTAACGCAGGACTAcaaggaccaccagaaatgtctTGGTATACTGCACGAATTTTCTAACCGCGTTATCCACGAACGGAAGGAAGAGATCCGGCGGCAAAAGATAATCAACGataagaacaacaacaacgcgaACCAGGACGGTAACAACAACAAGGACGATTATCAATCACACGAAGAGTTTGGACGCAAGAAACGACTTGCCTTCCTCGATCTGCTTATCGAAGCTTCCCAGGACGGTGCCGTTCTGTCACACGAGGACATTCGAGAGGAGGTGGACACGTTTATGTTCGAGGGTCACGACACAACCTCGGCCGCCATCTCATGGATTCTGTTGCTGCTCGGTACCGAGCCTACAATACAGGACCGAATCGTGGAAGAAATCGATCAAATTATGGGCGGGGACAGGGAACGGTTCCCAACAATGCAAGAGCTGAACGAGATGAAGTATCTGGAGGCTTGTATTAAGGAAGGTTTGCGGCTGTACCCGAGCGTGCCGCTTATTGCGCGCCGACTGACAGAAGATGTCGACATCGATGGATATGTTCTGCCTGCCGGTACGACTGCCATGATCGTGGTGTACCAGCTTCATCGCAATCCGGAGGTGTTCCCAAACCCGGACAAATTTAatccggaccacttcctgccGGAGAACTGTCGCGGTCGACATCCGTACGCGTACATACCGTTCAGTGCGGGGCCCAGAAATTGTATCGGCCAAAAATTTGCCGTCCTGGAAGAGAAGTCCATTATTTCGGCTGTACTGCGTAAGTACCGGGTTGAGGCGGTAGATCGAAGAGAAAACCTAACACTCCTCGGTGAGTTGATTTTACGTCCGAAGAATGGCTTACGCATCCGAATTTCACGAAGGATCTAG
- the LOC118512102 gene encoding cytochrome P450 4c3 isoform X1, with the protein MRLCVASMEGILGGSMLLSKLSKVFTLFSPVTLLLLTTVSCAIYVYNRRRAHIVRTIEKIPGPAGLPIIGNTLQINVDHDEIFNRIIAIRKLYGRMQGFSRAWNGPLPYVMISKATAVERILGSQKHIEKSHDYEFLKPWLGTGLLTSAGKKWHPRRKILTPAFHFKILDDFVDIFQEQSAVLVKRLETELGNDKGFNCFPYVTLCALDVVCETAMGRQVNAQCNSDSDYVKAVYQIGSIVQNRQQKIWLQPDFIFKLTQDYKDHQKCLGILHEFSNRVIHERKEEIRRQKIINDKNNNNANQDGNNNKDDYQSHEEFGRKKRLAFLDLLIEASQDGAVLSHEDIREEVDTFMFEGHDTTSAAISWILLLLGTEPTIQDRIVEEIDQIMGGDRERFPTMQELNEMKYLEACIKEGLRLYPSVPLIARRLTEDVDIDGYVLPAGTTAMIVVYQLHRNPEVFPNPDKFNPDHFLPENCRGRHPYAYIPFSAGPRNCIGQKFAVLEEKSIISAVLRKYRVEAVDRRENLTLLGELILRPKNGLRIRISRRI; encoded by the exons ATGAgactttgt GTAGCAAGCATGGAAGGCATCCTCGGCGGAAGTATGCTTTTAAGCAAGCTGTCCAAAGTGTTTACACTGTTTTCGCCTGTAACGCTGCTGCTCCTGACTACCGTATCCTGCGCCATCTACGTGTACAACAGACGGCGTGCCCATATCGTGCGAACCATCGAAAAAATTCCTGGTCCAGCTGGTCTACCCATCATTGGAAACACTCTGCAAATCAATGTGGACCACGACG AAATATTCAATCGCATCATCGCTATTCGGAAGCTGTATGGAAGAATGCAAGGGTTCAGCAGAGCCTGGAACGGACCATTGCCATATGTGATGATCTCCAAAGCGACCGCTGTGGAG CGCATCCTTGGCAGCCAGAAGCATATTGAAAAGAGTCACGACTATGAGTTCCTAAAACCTTGGTTAGGCACGGGTTTGCTAACCAGTGCGGGCAAGAAGTGGCATCCACGACGCAAGATCCTGACACCGGCGTTCCATTTTAAGATTTTGGACGATTTTGTCGATATCTTTCAGGAGCAAAGTGCGGTGCTCGTGAAGCGCCTCGAAACCGAACTGGGCAACGATAAGGGATTCAACTGTTTCCCTTACGTGACACTGTGCGCACTTGACGTGGTGTGCG AAACGGCCATGGGAAGACAAGTGAATGCTCAGTGCAATTCCGATTCCGACTACGTGAAAGCTGTGTACCA AATTGGAAGTATCGTCCAAAATCGACAGCAAAAGATTTGGCTACAACCAGATTTCATTTTCAAGCTAACGCAGGACTAcaaggaccaccagaaatgtctTGGTATACTGCACGAATTTTCTAACCGCGTTATCCACGAACGGAAGGAAGAGATCCGGCGGCAAAAGATAATCAACGataagaacaacaacaacgcgaACCAGGACGGTAACAACAACAAGGACGATTATCAATCACACGAAGAGTTTGGACGCAAGAAACGACTTGCCTTCCTCGATCTGCTTATCGAAGCTTCCCAGGACGGTGCCGTTCTGTCACACGAGGACATTCGAGAGGAGGTGGACACGTTTATGTTCGAGGGTCACGACACAACCTCGGCCGCCATCTCATGGATTCTGTTGCTGCTCGGTACCGAGCCTACAATACAGGACCGAATCGTGGAAGAAATCGATCAAATTATGGGCGGGGACAGGGAACGGTTCCCAACAATGCAAGAGCTGAACGAGATGAAGTATCTGGAGGCTTGTATTAAGGAAGGTTTGCGGCTGTACCCGAGCGTGCCGCTTATTGCGCGCCGACTGACAGAAGATGTCGACATCGATGGATATGTTCTGCCTGCCGGTACGACTGCCATGATCGTGGTGTACCAGCTTCATCGCAATCCGGAGGTGTTCCCAAACCCGGACAAATTTAatccggaccacttcctgccGGAGAACTGTCGCGGTCGACATCCGTACGCGTACATACCGTTCAGTGCGGGGCCCAGAAATTGTATCGGCCAAAAATTTGCCGTCCTGGAAGAGAAGTCCATTATTTCGGCTGTACTGCGTAAGTACCGGGTTGAGGCGGTAGATCGAAGAGAAAACCTAACACTCCTCGGTGAGTTGATTTTACGTCCGAAGAATGGCTTACGCATCCGAATTTCACGAAGGATCTAG